Proteins encoded in a region of the Candidatus Micrarchaeia archaeon genome:
- a CDS encoding S16 family serine protease, whose amino-acid sequence VTPSASRSEGRVIATGKLGQIAKEAVDNVSAILKKYESKDLSQKDIHIQFLQTYEGVEGDSASISIAVGVISALEGIPLDQSFALTGSLSVRGDSLPVGGINGKIEAAIDAGMKSVIIPKANEMDVYLPKESLSKIKVIPVSTIAEVLDYVLEDSPRKKKLVSEIKKNMKKEEKN is encoded by the coding sequence GTTACCCCCTCGGCTTCAAGGAGCGAGGGGCGCGTAATCGCGACCGGGAAGCTCGGGCAGATTGCGAAGGAAGCGGTGGACAACGTTTCCGCCATCCTGAAGAAATACGAGAGCAAGGACCTTTCCCAAAAAGACATCCACATACAGTTTCTGCAGACGTATGAAGGAGTGGAGGGGGACAGCGCTTCCATCTCTATTGCGGTCGGGGTTATTTCCGCCCTTGAAGGGATTCCTCTGGACCAGAGCTTCGCGCTCACAGGCTCGCTTTCAGTGCGCGGCGATTCGCTTCCGGTCGGAGGGATAAACGGCAAAATTGAAGCCGCGATAGACGCAGGAATGAAGAGTGTAATCATCCCAAAAGCCAACGAGATGGACGTTTACCTCCCGAAGGAGTCGCTCAGCAAGATAAAGGTCATTCCTGTCTCAACAATCGCTGAGGTTCTTGATTACGTGCTTGAGGACAGCCCCAGGAAAAAGAAATTGGTT